In Paraflavitalea devenefica, a single window of DNA contains:
- a CDS encoding transposase: MTVRRTITESDGIYFITFTCYQWLHLLEEVNGYDIVYKQFDILKQEGHFIVGYVIMPNHIHVLIAFRNSEQLINQRIGAVKRFMAYEIIRRLQKAAKTSTLQILTKGVNATARKRGKLHEVFEPSFDGKHCRSSLFIKQKLDYIHHNPCSGKWQLVDYPAAYLHSSAKYYLTGSQGIFPVTNYMEIQDIDLTKH; this comes from the coding sequence ATGACTGTACGAAGAACCATCACTGAATCGGACGGTATTTATTTCATTACTTTTACCTGCTACCAATGGCTGCATCTTTTAGAGGAGGTCAATGGATATGATATCGTCTATAAACAGTTCGATATACTTAAACAAGAAGGACACTTTATCGTTGGTTATGTAATCATGCCTAACCATATCCATGTATTGATTGCGTTCAGAAATTCGGAGCAGCTTATCAATCAAAGGATAGGAGCCGTAAAAAGATTCATGGCCTATGAAATCATCCGTAGGCTGCAAAAAGCAGCGAAAACGAGTACCTTACAAATCCTTACCAAAGGGGTAAACGCTACAGCCCGGAAAAGAGGCAAGCTGCATGAGGTATTTGAGCCGTCCTTTGATGGCAAGCATTGTCGCTCGTCCCTGTTTATTAAACAAAAACTGGATTATATTCATCATAATCCCTGTTCAGGAAAATGGCAATTGGTGGATTACCCGGCTGCATATCTGCACAGCTCTGCAAAGTATTATCTGACCGGCAGTCAGGGCATATTCCCGGTGACAAATTATATGGAAATACAGGATATTGATCTGACTAAACACTGA
- a CDS encoding DeoR/GlpR family DNA-binding transcription regulator: MLKKERQAYILHQVNLHNKVLSSSLSLEISVSEDTIRRDLQELADEGKIIKVHGGALSHSFNQVYYPSNNVYSHDHKKIIAQKAASLVEDGMFVLTTGGTTIIELARALPPQLRATFISGSIPAVLEYMYHPTIEVILIGDKVSKNSKITVGSEAIAQIKRIRADVCFLGVNAISIKDGITDSDWDVVHLKKAMIESSRKVVCLSIAEKINSLQPIHIAEVNKIHTLITELSPDDPMLKPYRDVGIEVL; this comes from the coding sequence ATGCTAAAGAAGGAACGTCAGGCATACATACTGCACCAGGTCAACCTTCACAACAAAGTGTTGTCCTCCAGCCTAAGCCTGGAAATCAGTGTATCAGAAGATACTATCCGGCGCGACCTCCAGGAACTGGCCGATGAAGGCAAGATCATCAAAGTACATGGTGGCGCCCTCTCCCACTCCTTTAACCAGGTCTACTACCCATCCAACAACGTCTATTCGCACGACCATAAAAAGATAATTGCGCAAAAAGCAGCATCCCTGGTAGAAGACGGCATGTTTGTGCTCACTACCGGCGGCACCACCATCATTGAGCTGGCCCGGGCATTGCCCCCGCAACTGAGGGCCACCTTTATATCGGGCAGTATTCCTGCTGTGCTGGAATACATGTACCACCCCACCATTGAGGTCATCCTCATTGGCGACAAAGTATCCAAGAACTCCAAAATAACAGTAGGCAGTGAGGCCATTGCCCAGATCAAACGCATACGGGCCGATGTGTGTTTCCTCGGTGTCAATGCCATCAGCATTAAAGATGGCATTACCGATAGTGACTGGGATGTAGTACATCTCAAAAAAGCCATGATCGAATCCTCCCGGAAAGTAGTGTGCCTGTCCATTGCCGAAAAGATCAATTCACTCCAACCTATCCATATTGCTGAAGTCAATAAAATCCATACGCTGATCACTGAATTATCGCCCGACGATCCGATGCTGAAGCCTTATCGTGATGTAGGTATTGAGGTGTTATAA
- a CDS encoding SusC/RagA family TonB-linked outer membrane protein — protein sequence MRKTLRLLLAVLLLLPCTYLPAQQRTVSGTVLADEDNTPLQGVTITNRNTNTRVQTNNAGYFTIAAEKGHVLILTYIGYARQEITVGDNNLVNAKLVSKENEMGEVVVTAYGIKREKKSLGTAVTEVKGEDIAQTRRENFINSLAGRVPGAQVNATSGAPGASTSIILRGGSAVSLSNQPLFVIDGVPLDNNVLNQDRDNMLTRNTANRSDDFMNRAGDLNPEDIESIVIYKGPEAQALYGTDAANGVIIITTKKGKAGKATITYDNTFRMEELYRFHNIQKVYARGRNGISNPTESAAAFGETTTFTPFYLGAKYPDSTVFYDNIDQFFRTGKTQQHNLSVEGGNEGFTFRLNGGYTNQQGVIPSSGFQRISVRFTGDARLSPKSRLTFTTNFTNTNVDKTSKGIGSYYLGALTWPTDNDMSVYLNPNGTRKFLLSTTTTGTQEYDNPFWDVNKNEAEDRTNRIFGNITYNFDPYKWLGLTAIVSLDNYTTTGYQATHPQSRYGIASNGWFSQYDAIYRQLTGNIRGVVRKNFGEIRNTLTGGFYVEDNRRVINAMKGERFMELNVKSINNTEPTTMLASNQQQQSRKVRFYGQYSFNWKDIIIPTFSLSYEGNSVLMSRFISKNPFYTFGSGTLAVNIGEIKEVKDMISDLDLFKLRIGYSTSGQTAGLLPYNIDPSFQAVTTTGGGYGYRFTGNNFELDPQFTKSLEYGFELAMFKNRLGVNFTMYNNKTTDQIFFPRVSYGTGFILKYYNGGDIQNKGMEIQLTGTPVRTKNFEWNVVVNFDRFRNKVLKLNSGPGGYYDSDTWVYGSLRSQTAPGQSIYVLYGNSFATNNKGDLLINPGSGLPSTQGSFVPVADRAPDFAVGVQNTVTWKGLSLSFNLDMRRGGDIFNGTEMALYRNGISERTLDREIPRVIKGVLKDGLENTAHPTPNNIVIIPYYRNDYYQSTTASTAGIVEGDFVEKDVDWIRLRDITLSYRLASNVVKKLRIKSASVFVTATDLFMITNYSGADPSVSANNPSTGGIGGIGIDYGSISTPRTLSAGVRLSF from the coding sequence ATGAGAAAGACCCTCCGGCTGCTCCTGGCCGTTCTCCTGTTATTACCGTGCACCTACCTGCCCGCACAGCAGCGAACTGTTAGCGGCACGGTCCTGGCAGACGAAGACAATACCCCACTGCAAGGAGTAACGATCACTAATCGAAACACCAACACACGTGTTCAAACGAACAATGCAGGCTATTTTACCATAGCTGCAGAAAAAGGCCATGTACTTATCCTTACTTACATCGGTTATGCCCGCCAGGAAATCACCGTAGGTGACAATAACCTGGTCAATGCGAAGCTTGTTTCAAAAGAGAACGAGATGGGCGAAGTAGTAGTGACGGCATACGGCATCAAGCGTGAAAAGAAATCGTTGGGTACTGCCGTAACCGAAGTGAAGGGTGAAGACATTGCACAAACCAGGCGTGAGAATTTCATCAACTCCCTGGCTGGCCGCGTACCAGGTGCACAGGTAAATGCTACCAGCGGTGCGCCAGGTGCTTCCACCTCCATCATTCTCCGTGGAGGAAGCGCCGTTAGCCTTAGCAATCAACCTTTGTTTGTCATTGATGGCGTTCCATTGGACAACAATGTGCTGAACCAGGATCGCGACAACATGCTCACCCGGAATACTGCCAACCGAAGTGACGATTTTATGAATCGTGCCGGAGATCTTAACCCCGAGGATATTGAAAGCATCGTTATCTATAAGGGTCCTGAAGCGCAGGCCCTCTATGGAACAGATGCAGCCAACGGTGTTATTATCATTACCACTAAAAAGGGGAAAGCCGGTAAAGCCACGATTACCTACGACAACACCTTCCGTATGGAAGAACTCTACCGCTTTCATAATATACAAAAAGTATATGCCCGCGGACGTAACGGTATTTCAAATCCCACCGAATCGGCCGCAGCTTTTGGAGAAACTACCACTTTCACACCTTTTTACCTGGGCGCAAAATATCCCGATTCTACCGTTTTTTATGACAACATCGACCAGTTTTTCCGTACCGGAAAAACACAACAGCACAACTTAAGTGTGGAAGGCGGTAATGAAGGTTTTACCTTTCGCCTGAATGGTGGTTACACCAATCAACAAGGGGTCATACCATCCTCTGGCTTTCAACGGATATCAGTACGTTTCACCGGTGATGCCAGATTATCACCTAAATCAAGGCTCACTTTTACTACGAATTTTACCAATACCAACGTTGATAAAACCAGTAAAGGTATCGGAAGCTATTACCTGGGCGCTCTTACCTGGCCTACAGATAATGACATGAGCGTTTACCTCAATCCCAATGGTACCCGTAAATTCCTGTTGTCTACCACTACCACAGGCACACAAGAGTACGACAACCCATTCTGGGATGTGAATAAGAATGAAGCAGAAGACAGGACCAATCGTATCTTTGGTAACATTACTTATAATTTCGACCCCTATAAATGGCTGGGCCTTACAGCGATTGTGAGCCTTGACAACTATACTACTACCGGTTACCAGGCAACACATCCCCAATCACGCTATGGCATTGCTTCCAACGGCTGGTTTTCCCAGTATGATGCGATCTACCGCCAGCTTACCGGTAATATCCGGGGTGTGGTGCGCAAGAACTTTGGCGAGATCAGGAACACACTCACAGGTGGATTTTACGTAGAAGACAACAGGCGCGTTATCAATGCAATGAAGGGTGAACGTTTCATGGAGCTGAATGTCAAATCTATTAACAACACGGAGCCTACCACCATGCTTGCCAGCAACCAGCAACAGCAAAGCAGGAAGGTTCGTTTTTACGGTCAATACAGCTTTAACTGGAAAGACATTATCATACCCACCTTCTCACTTTCTTATGAAGGCAACTCGGTACTAATGTCCAGATTCATCAGTAAGAATCCGTTCTACACATTTGGATCAGGCACCCTGGCCGTTAACATTGGCGAGATTAAAGAAGTAAAGGATATGATTTCCGACCTCGACTTGTTTAAATTACGGATTGGCTACTCTACTTCCGGACAGACAGCCGGCTTATTACCCTACAATATAGATCCCAGCTTCCAGGCCGTAACCACTACGGGTGGCGGATATGGATACAGGTTTACCGGTAACAACTTTGAACTGGACCCTCAATTTACTAAAAGCCTTGAATATGGATTTGAATTGGCTATGTTCAAGAATAGACTGGGTGTAAACTTTACGATGTATAACAACAAGACCACTGATCAGATCTTCTTCCCCCGCGTATCATATGGCACCGGCTTTATTCTTAAATACTATAATGGCGGCGACATCCAGAACAAGGGAATGGAAATACAGTTAACCGGTACACCTGTAAGGACCAAGAATTTTGAATGGAATGTGGTAGTGAACTTTGACCGCTTCAGAAATAAAGTACTGAAACTGAATTCAGGCCCCGGTGGCTATTATGATTCTGATACCTGGGTATATGGCAGCCTTCGTTCACAAACAGCTCCCGGCCAATCCATCTATGTACTATACGGGAACTCTTTTGCCACGAACAACAAAGGCGACCTGCTGATCAATCCGGGCTCCGGTTTACCCTCCACACAGGGCAGCTTTGTACCTGTTGCTGACAGGGCACCGGACTTTGCTGTAGGTGTGCAAAACACCGTTACCTGGAAAGGATTGAGCCTTTCTTTCAACCTCGATATGCGCCGTGGTGGTGATATCTTCAATGGTACAGAAATGGCCTTATACCGCAACGGTATCAGTGAGCGTACCCTCGACCGCGAAATACCCCGTGTTATCAAAGGTGTATTAAAAGATGGACTGGAGAATACAGCCCACCCCACTCCCAACAACATCGTGATCATCCCTTATTACAGGAACGATTATTACCAGAGCACTACAGCTTCCACAGCCGGTATCGTGGAAGGCGACTTCGTGGAAAAAGATGTAGACTGGATCCGCCTGCGGGACATCACCTTGAGCTACCGGCTCGCTTCCAATGTAGTGAAAAAGTTGCGTATCAAATCGGCCAGTGTATTTGTTACCGCTACAGACCTGTTCATGATCACCAACTATTCAGGTGCTGATCCTTCTGTGAGCGCTAACAACCCTTCTACTGGTGGTATCGGAGGTATTGGTATTGACTATGGTTCAATATCTACTCCCCGCACATTGAGCGCCGGCGTAAGGTTATCCTTTTAA
- a CDS encoding SusD/RagB family nutrient-binding outer membrane lipoprotein: protein MKKILFIILAGSVLLTSCKKFLDINSDPDTPQNPDPTSVFPVLISNIPGAGGERGTGGVQFDALWIGSYIQFWHAFNSSQNQFTWDAHGHNGHTADRAAGIWRATYFGVGKNMEYCIEEGQKRGQWDVVGAALAIKAYLFQLTTNYHGEIIFHDAFKEDSLFFRWDDQKEVYKGVDSLARLAIAFLDNKEYNPASLRLTRGDLTYGNSANFDTEIARWKKFAYGVLARNFSAIIHKPQYSADSVIKYTDLAMANGADDFVVPFEASRTADANIFGTYRDNMTPIRQSDYIVRLLDGSVFAGSNALANRDPRIRHMLVASPDTLTYSGNGGYRVTIPGLGDTVPTASTRRRVPVLWGDSLYSNPGNANFAAKSGKYLFQNKAVMPVMTYSEMQFLKAEAALRKGDATTAHTAYKNGINGHFDFINRTSYPRNQSALFNQTPLSAQERTAYLASANVKQNAADLRLSDIMQQKFIALWGWGFVETWTDMRKYHYWDIDDVQPGATEQVYSGMMKPVLLFADNNGKYAYRVRPRYNSEYVWNIYMPEIANSPEYHTIETWFSTSQP, encoded by the coding sequence ATGAAAAAGATACTTTTCATTATACTTGCTGGTTCTGTTCTGCTTACTTCGTGTAAAAAATTCCTGGACATTAACAGTGACCCGGATACGCCACAGAACCCGGACCCTACTTCTGTTTTTCCTGTATTGATATCCAATATTCCCGGGGCAGGCGGTGAACGGGGCACCGGCGGCGTTCAGTTTGATGCACTGTGGATTGGTTCCTATATCCAATTCTGGCATGCTTTTAACTCCAGCCAGAACCAGTTTACCTGGGATGCACATGGACACAATGGTCATACGGCCGACCGTGCCGCCGGTATCTGGAGAGCTACCTACTTTGGGGTGGGAAAAAACATGGAGTACTGTATTGAGGAAGGCCAAAAAAGAGGTCAATGGGACGTCGTAGGCGCTGCGCTCGCAATAAAGGCCTACCTCTTCCAGCTTACCACTAACTATCATGGAGAGATCATCTTCCACGATGCATTTAAAGAAGATTCTCTTTTCTTCCGCTGGGATGACCAGAAAGAAGTGTACAAGGGCGTGGACTCCCTGGCCCGGTTGGCGATCGCTTTCCTCGATAACAAGGAATATAATCCAGCCTCACTTCGCCTCACACGCGGCGACCTTACCTATGGCAACTCTGCCAACTTTGATACTGAAATAGCCCGCTGGAAAAAGTTTGCCTATGGCGTACTGGCCCGTAATTTCAGCGCTATCATTCATAAGCCGCAATATTCTGCAGATAGTGTGATCAAATATACTGACCTGGCGATGGCCAATGGTGCAGATGACTTCGTAGTACCGTTTGAGGCCAGCAGAACAGCGGATGCCAACATCTTTGGCACCTACCGCGATAATATGACGCCCATACGCCAAAGCGATTACATCGTACGTTTACTGGATGGCAGTGTGTTTGCCGGTTCCAACGCCCTGGCCAACCGCGATCCCCGTATCCGTCATATGCTGGTAGCTTCACCTGATACCCTTACCTATTCTGGTAATGGAGGCTACAGGGTAACAATTCCCGGCCTGGGAGATACTGTGCCCACCGCCAGCACCAGACGAAGGGTACCAGTCCTTTGGGGGGATAGTTTATATTCCAACCCAGGCAACGCCAACTTCGCTGCCAAATCAGGTAAATACCTGTTCCAGAATAAAGCGGTAATGCCTGTAATGACCTATTCTGAAATGCAGTTCCTCAAGGCAGAAGCTGCGCTGCGTAAAGGCGATGCCACTACTGCCCATACTGCTTATAAAAATGGCATTAACGGCCACTTTGATTTCATTAATCGCACCAGCTATCCACGCAACCAGAGCGCCTTATTCAACCAAACACCCCTTTCAGCACAGGAAAGAACCGCCTATCTGGCCAGCGCCAATGTCAAACAAAATGCTGCCGACCTCCGCCTGTCGGACATTATGCAGCAGAAATTCATTGCGCTGTGGGGATGGGGATTTGTAGAAACATGGACCGATATGCGTAAATATCACTATTGGGATATTGATGATGTCCAACCAGGCGCTACCGAACAGGTGTATTCAGGCATGATGAAGCCCGTACTACTCTTTGCCGATAACAATGGTAAATATGCTTACCGCGTAAGGCCACGCTACAATTCCGAATATGTATGGAACATTTACATGCCGGAAATTGCCAACTCACCGGAATATCATACCATCGAAACATGGTTTAGCACCAGCCAACCTTAA
- a CDS encoding DUF4397 domain-containing protein: protein MKKIFVAILVTVSLLACEKNKLATKNEINPGDNARVKIGYFTAWRANLGVQLKVDTVRISNLFNYAVAYPGGGFNTLGNNYADYLSVSSKPDTKITVSVPYLNTSTDSLVVFTGIFDLEEGKRQTLMLTDTVPNVVGTVVVDETPSPPATKAKFKFFNGIPNVGVNLDIYAGTVKLASDIAYTKVSDYVELTITPGASLTFAAVKTGLAPGGANTVASYPTTGMQNGRTYTILTRGFAGLVSPDPRRMMVSLVPTY from the coding sequence ATGAAGAAAATATTCGTCGCTATATTGGTTACTGTTTCCTTATTAGCCTGCGAAAAAAATAAGCTGGCTACTAAAAATGAAATTAACCCGGGAGATAATGCCCGTGTTAAAATAGGCTATTTTACTGCCTGGAGGGCCAACCTTGGAGTGCAATTGAAGGTCGATACTGTGCGTATCAGCAACCTGTTTAATTATGCAGTGGCTTATCCCGGAGGCGGTTTTAATACACTGGGTAATAACTATGCAGATTACCTGTCCGTTAGCAGCAAACCCGACACGAAAATCACTGTATCCGTGCCTTATCTCAACACCAGCACCGATTCGCTCGTCGTATTTACCGGAATATTTGACCTGGAAGAAGGCAAAAGACAAACGCTCATGCTCACAGATACGGTGCCCAATGTAGTGGGAACGGTGGTAGTGGATGAAACGCCATCTCCTCCGGCCACTAAAGCCAAATTTAAATTCTTTAATGGTATTCCTAATGTGGGCGTAAACCTGGATATCTATGCCGGTACTGTTAAGCTGGCTTCCGATATTGCTTATACGAAAGTATCTGACTACGTCGAGCTCACCATCACACCCGGCGCTTCGCTCACCTTTGCAGCAGTTAAAACCGGGCTGGCGCCAGGCGGCGCCAATACAGTGGCATCCTACCCCACCACCGGCATGCAAAACGGGCGGACGTATACGATCCTGACAAGAGGGTTTGCAGGACTTGTTTCTCCCGATCCAAGAAGGATGATGGTATCCCTCGTACCCACGTATTAA